The following proteins are encoded in a genomic region of Phaeodactylum tricornutum CCAP 1055/1 chromosome 1, whole genome shotgun sequence:
- a CDS encoding predicted protein: MSDSEDYHIESTDAGASATIPMEAGQIKKGGYMMIKGKPCKVLSISVSKTGKHGHAKCNFTAVDIFTGKKLEDMIPSSHGTTVPIVNKSDWEIIDIEGDALTLMDEGGNQKTDLNLPTVPETMAEEIREAWSGGENQITVSVQSAVGIEQIISYKKES, translated from the exons ATGAGCGACAGTGAGGATTACCATATCGAAAGCACCGATGCGGGTGCTTCCGCTACCATTCCGATGGAAGCGGGACAGATCAAGAAGGGAGG ATACATGATGATCAAGGGCAAGCCCTGCAAGGTTCTTTCCATCTCGGTCTCCAAGACTGGCAAGCACGGACACGCCAAATGCAACTTTACCGCGGTCGATATTTTCACCGGTAAGAAGCTCGAAGATATGATTCCTTCCTCGCACGGAACCACCGTCCCCATTGTCAACAAGAGCGACTGGGAAATTATTGACATTGAGGGCGATGCCCTCACGCTCATGGATGAAGGTGGCAACCAGAAGACCGACCTTAACCTCCCCACCGTCCCCGAGACCATGGCAGAAGAAATTCGCGAGGCCTGGAGCGGTGGTGAAAACCAGATTACGGTGTCTGTTCAATCCGCGGTCGGCATTGAACAGATCATCTCGTACAAGAAGGAGTCCTAA
- a CDS encoding predicted protein: protein MSIYEEVEIEDMIFDEDELVYTYPCPCGDKFRITLEELWEGEDVAKCPSCTLRIMVIFEEEDL from the coding sequence ATGTCCATATACGAAGAAGTCGAGATTGAAGACATGATctttgacgaggacgagcTCGTCTACACCTACCCGTGTCCCTGCGGGGACAAGTTCCGCATTACGCTCGAAGAACTCTGGGAAGGCGAAGACGTTGCCAAATGTCCTTCGTGTACGTTAAGGATTATGGTCAtttttgaagaagaggatcTA
- a CDS encoding predicted protein, with amino-acid sequence MQFSLWLSSMLLFSANFVFASAFVAPFRTPFLRFSALQVADSFADSALTIADAAATLRGETIVVKYGGNAMTSQDLKDMFCQDVAALQNLGIRVVVVHGGGPQINAMLEKVGVESRFEGGMRVSSPEVVEVAEMVLCGSVNKEISSKICSAGGQAIGLSGRDNSLLQCTKQINKDGIDLGNVGAVKTVNTKLLQDLLDMGICPVVSPIGTGIDEECDVAYNVNADVAAGRIAGELKAARVLFLTDIAGVLDKEMQLLKSLSVKDIEDLIEDETITGGMIPKVSYATSAVQLGVKGAFITDGRVPHALIKEVLGGGSDGMGSGDGGTVVTL; translated from the coding sequence ATGCAGTTCTCTCTATGGCTGTCCTCCATGCTTCTTTTCTCGGCGAACTTTGTGTTTGCTTCTGCTTTCGTTGCGCCGTTTCGGACACCGTTCCTCCGATTTTCTGCTTTGCAAGTTGCGGATAGTTTCGCTGATTCTGCTTTAACGATCGCCGATGCCGCGGCTACTCTCCGTGGAGAAACCATTGTCGTCAAGTACGGTGGAAACGCTATGACTTCACAAGACCTCAAAGACATGTTCTGTCAGGACGTGGCAGCCTTGCAGAATCTGGGTAtccgtgtcgtcgtcgttcacgGTGGAGGTCCCCAGATTAATGCCATGCTGGAAAAAGTTGGAGTAGAATCCCGATTCGAGGGTGGGATGCGAGTGTCCTCCCCGGAAGTTGTTGAAGTGGCCGAAATGGTCCTCTGTGGATCGGTAAACAAAGAAATATCGAGCAAGATTTGTTCAGCGGGAGGTCAGGCAATTGGACTATCGGGGCGTGACAATTCTCTGCTGCAGTGTACGAAACAAATCAATAAGGATGGAATCGATCTAGGTAACGTTGGTGCCGTCAAAACCGTCAACACAAAATTACTACAAGATCTATTGGACATGGGTATTTGTCCGGTCGTTTCCCCCATCGGAACCGGTATCGATGAAGAATGTGATGTCGCATACAACGTCAACGCGGATGTGGCTGCGGGTCGTATTGCGGGTGAACTCAAGGCTGCCCGGGTCCTATTTTTGACGGATATTGCCGGTGTGCTTGACAAGGAAATGCAGCTGCTCAAGAGTCTTTCagtcaaggatattgaaGATTTGATCGAAGACGAGACAATTACAGGAGGTATGATTCCGAAGGTTTCCTATGCAACGTCGGCCGTCCAACTTGGTGTCAAAGGGGCGTTTATCACGGATGGACGAGTTCCTCACGCTCTCATCAAGGAGgtccttggcggcggctcgGACGGGATGGGATCAGGAGACGGCGGAACCGTTGTCACTCTCTAA
- a CDS encoding predicted protein, with the protein LDIHDDLKREVAFYDMALEAVHEARKRCEEANIPFRRPDDFFAEMVKTDDHMAKIKDRLIYENKKIEAVAQRKSNKEQKLRSKESHSNKLVEKAKRKRDHFAAVDDWAQS; encoded by the exons TTGGACATTCACGATGATCTCAAGCGTGAAGTCGCCTTTTACGACATGGCTCTAGAAGCGGTGCATGAAGCGCGAAAAAGATGTGAGGAAGCTAACATTCCGTTCCGACGACCGGATGACTTTTTTGCGGAAATGGTAAAGACTGACG ACCACATGGCCAAGATTAAAGATCGTTTGATTtacgaaaacaaaaagattGAAGCCGTGGCGCAGCGCAAGTCCAACAAGGAACAAAAACTCCGATCCAAGGAATCTCATTCCAACAAGCTGGTCGAAAAGGCGAAACGCAAACGAGATCACTTTGCCGCCGTTGACGACTGGGCCCAGTCG
- the Arf1 gene encoding predicted protein (Arf-type small GTPase, probable Arf1, ortholog of T. pseudonana TPS_121381): MGLTFSRVWERMFGKKEMRILMVGLDAAGKTTILYKLKLGEVVTTIPTIGFNVETVEYKNISFTVWDVGGQDKIRPLWRHYYQNTQGLIFVVDSNDSDRIDAARDELHRMLNEDELRDAVLLVFANKQDLPNAMSAAEMTDKLGLHGLRPSYRQWYIQACCATTGDGLYEGLDWLSATLVKRNG, from the exons ATGGGTCTCACTTTCTCCCGCGTGTGGGAGCGTATG TTCGGCAAGAAAGAGATGAGAATCTTGATGGTGGGTCTTGATGCCGCTGGTAAAACTACCATTCTCTACAAACTCAAGCTTGGAGAAG TTGTTACGACAATCCCTACCATTGGCTTTAATGTCGAAACCGTGGAGTACAAGAACATCTCCTTTACAGTCTGGGATGTCGGTGGTCAGGATAAAATCCGTCCTTTGTGGCGTCACTACTACCAGAACACCCAAGGTCTGATCTTCGTTGTGGATTCTAATGATTCTGATCGTATCGATGCCGCTCGTGACGAACTACACCGAATGCTGAACGAAGACGAATTACGCGACGCCGTGCTTCTCGTTTTTGCCAACAAGCAGGATCTTCCCAACGCTATGAGTGCTGCTGAAATGACCGACAAACTTGGATTGCATGGACTGCGTCCATCGTACCGTCAGTGGTACATCCAGGCCTGTTGCGCGACCACGGGTGATGGTCTTTACGAAGGTTTGGACTGGCTTTCCGCGACATTGGTCAAGAGAAACGGATAA
- the PGAM_2 gene encoding predicted protein, translated as MASITLNRSRFTMITAIGMSHPRSHGTPRSVLLLLLRQFSSKDWNGKGTDSASRSGPVLIKKTPRSAAAAKLRSTAPSLNGSTTDSTTGAVKHHPAHHYINGGTPCDPAPPPYNLAEYGEESLYTLVLLRHGESEWNKLNQYTGWCDVNLTSTGEMEARTAGRLLYENGIELDHAFTSVLRRASFSCNMMLNMANQHWVPVTKTWRLNERHYGALQGYNKDTAYKELGLDQELVMQMRRSYDVRPPRMLDDHPYWHGTDRRYRKLSPDQLDSSRAESLKDAAERIMPFYNSVVVPSMRSGNKCIIVSHANTIRTLIKNIDGISDEDIKGMSIPTGIPLLYRLDKNMKPVDPQIELEFRYMVEPKGYTWGTSREHGFHGVYLGDLERLQEIQRRRDATNRDWQRIILRNIGRALGWNDLESSTSLGAKTEPNAYGTSNPKVVETRQLWWQIHTKMQTSEYSNMLLLVKMEDALEELMYQRKQKYITQAAYAKMIDQIHLDTEGSVVEPFCELAERHDREERQRIWYESLTLDLEEECLIK; from the exons ATGGCATCCATTACACTGAATCGTTCTCGTTTCACCATGATAACTGCGATAGGCATGAGTCATCCGCGCTCTCACGGCACGCCTCGAAGCGTTctactgttgctgttgcgtCAATTTTCCTCCAAGGACTGGAACGGCAAAGGTACCGATTCGGCTTCGCGAAGCGGCCCTGTCCTCATCAAGAAGACACCCCGGAGTGCCGCTGCAGCAAAGCTTCGATCCACGGCCCCATCTTTGAACGGTAGTACGACCGATAGCACCACCGGTGCGGTCAAACATCATCCCGCCCACCACTATATTAATGGCGGCACTCCCTGCGATCCCGCTCCACCACCGTACAATCTAGCCGAATACGGAGAAGAATCCTTGTACACGCTCGTGCTTCTGCGGCACGGAGAATCAGAATGGAATAAATTGAATCAATACACAG GCTGGTGTGATGTCAACCTGACCTCAACGGGTGAAATGGAAGCAAGAACAGCAGGTCGACTCTTGTACGAAAACGGTATTGAGCTAGACCACGCCTTTACCAGTGTGCTGAGACGGGCTTCGTTTAGTTGCAACATGATGTTGAACATGGCCAATCAGCACTGGGTACCCGTTACTAAAACATGGCGACTTAACGAACGCCATTACGGGGCGTTGCAAGGTTATAACAAAGACACGGCATACAAAGAGCTCGGACTAGATCAGGAACTCGTCATGCAAATGCGAAGATCCTACGATGTTCGACCTCCACGAATGCTAGATGATCATCCGTACTGGCACGGTACTGACCGGAG GTATCGAAAATTGTCACCGGACCAGTTGGACAGTTCCCGAGCAGAATCACTGAAAGACGCTGCAGAGCGCATCATGCCCTTCTACAACTCAGTCGTTGTACCATCCATGCGATCCGGCAACAAATGCATAATTGTGTCCCACGCCAACACCATTCGAACTCTGATAAAAAATATTGACGGTATCAGCGACGAAGATATCAAGGGTATGTCCATTCCCACTGGCATTCCCCTTTTGTACCGACTGGACAAAAACATGAAACCTGTCGACCCGCAAATTGAATTGGAATTTCGATATATGGTGGAACCTAAAGG CTACACTTGGGGCACATCCCGTGAACACGGTTTTCACGGTGTGTATCTGGGTGATTTGGAGCGCTTACAAGAGATTCAACGCAGGCGGGACGCTACAAATCGCGACTGGCAACGGATTATTCTACGCAACATTGGCCGAGCACTGGGTTGGAATGATCTGGAATCATCAACGAGTCTCGGAGCCAAAACTGAGCCTAATGCATACGGCACATCCAACCCCAAAGTAGTCGAGACAAGACAGTTATGGTGGCAGATTCACACCAAAATGCAAACATCGGAGTACAGCAATATGCTTTTGTTGGTGAAGATGGAGGATGCCTTGGAGGAGCTCATGTACCAGCGAAAACAAAAGTACATTACCCAAGCGGCTTATGCCAAGATGATTGACCAAATTCATTTGGATACAGAAGGGTCTGTCGTGGAGCCCTTTTGTGAGTTGGCTGAGCGTCACGATAGGGAAGAGCGACAGCGTATTTGGTACGAGAGTTTGACACTCGATCTCGAGGAAGAGTGCTTGATCAAATAG
- a CDS encoding predicted protein, translated as MGRLSRDKRDVFYRLAKEKGYRARSAFKLLQVDAEFDIFGARGAPASLGNTIEPLRVQRAVDLCAAPGSWSQVLSDKLYELNHATGDAGANSDQALDIDEQPEEPSIVAVDLQPMAPIDGVLCLQGDITAQSTAQDIIKHFQGNRAELVVCDGAPDVTGLHDVDEYLQGQLLLSAMMITTHVLCERGTFVAKIFRGRNVGFLYAQLRLLFERVSIAKPTSSRNSSMESFVVCQRFKGAPYLNLPHDELSDPLDSIDIPFLACGDLSDWSPSGEILDADKSYPIDESQYIAPIAPPIQPPYQTSMEKQAEDRRKKV; from the exons ATGGGACGTCTATCTCGAGACAAACGCGACGTCTTCTATCGActcgccaaagaaaagggcTACAGAGCTCGATCAGCATTCAAGCTGCTCCAGGTTGACGCCGAGTTCGACATTTTCGGTGCCCGTGGGGCTCCTGCCTCACTCGGTAACACAATTGAACCACTGCGCGTTCAACGAGCCGTCGATCTGTGCGCCGCACCCGGTAGTTGGTCGCAAGTGCTCAGCGATAAGCTTTACGAATTAAATCATGCGACAGGGGATGCCGGCGCAAATTCCGATCAAGC TTTAGACATAGACGAACAACCCGAAGAACCTAGTATTGTTGCAGTTGATTTGCAGCCAATGGCACCGATTGATGGCGTTTTGTGTCTACAGGGTGATATAACAGCTCAGTCCACCGCACAAGATATTATTAAGCACTTTCAGGGTAATCGCGCGGAACTCGTGGTCTGTGACGGCGCTCCCGACGTCACGGGACTGCACGACGTTGACGAATACTTACAAGGACAGCTCTTGTTAAGCGCCATGATGATCACCACCCACGTACTGTGCGAAAGGGGAACTTTTGTGGCCAAAATATTTCGTGGCCGTAACGTTGGATTCTTGTATGCACAATTGCGACTGTTGTTTGAACGGGTCAGTATTGCGAAACCCACCAGCTCGCGCAATTCGTCCATGGAGAGTTTCGTTGTGTGCCAGCGATTTAAAGGAGCTCCGTACTTGAATCTCCC TCATGACGAGCTTTCTGATCCTTTGGATTCCATCGATATTCCCTTTCTTGCGTGTGGCGACTTGTCCGACTGGAGTCCATCCGGCGAGATCTTGGATGCAGACAAGAGCTACCCAATCGATGAGAGCCAGTATATTGCTCCTATTGCGCCTCCAATTCAACCCCCGTATCAAACCAGCATGGAAAAACAAGCGGAAGACCGGCGTAAAAAGGTGTGA
- a CDS encoding predicted protein, protein EDVKTYFISLFLALLLRFTIIEPRFIPSLSMYPTFEVGDQLAVEKVTKRIKPFYRTEVVVFQPPQAFRDIVENQYGDKSKGKEALIKRIVAVEGDKVEIKNGKLLINDIEQEEAYTAEDAQYAFGPVRVPPENVLVLGDNRNHSLDGHIWGFLPTKNVIGRAVFVYWPPWRVGNGGMF, encoded by the coding sequence GAAGACGTCAAGACCTACTTCATCAGTCTATTCCTTGCGCTACTGCTTCGATTTACAATAATCGAACCCAGATTTATCCCCAGCCTTTCCATGTACCCCACCTTTGAGGTCGGTGACCAACTCGCAGTGGAAAAGGTTACCAAGCGAATCAAACCGTTCTACCGCACCGAGGTCGTCGTCTTTCAACCCCCGCAAGCCTTCCGAGACATTGTGGAAAATCAATACGGAGACAAGTCCAAAGGTAAGGAGGCTTTGATCAAGCGCATTGTTGCAGTTGAGGGCGACAAAGTTGAAATCAAAAATGGCAAGCTGCTTATTAATGATATtgagcaagaagaagcctACACGGCCGAAGATGCCCAGTACGCGTTCGGTCCAGTGCGTGTACCTCCCGAAAATGTGCTTGTGCTGGGAGACAATCGCAACCACAGTCTAGACGGACATATTTGGGGATTTTTGCCCACCAAAAATGTGATTGGGCGCGCTGTCTTTGTCTACTGGCCACCGTGGAGAGTCGGGAACGGCGGCATGTTTTAA
- a CDS encoding predicted protein, with translation MAGPRSGSGRTRKSTLASRRNNSQPHTTHKRARPTLNLAASVDEHIDSDEEEHFEDRLEGREPSLEDEQSEEEENVEAKRVRMAREYLERMDQQSDSDDTSDDDDNDNDSDQDDVQDDRVARKLQRVRLKREVAAITTPRQQAQAWIAAGHQRLLRGHDLTPTCVALQSDGATAISGSKDHSVILWDIETASRKTHLCPVWKKETADSSKPRTVGEVLSVACSDDGRYAAVGSRDATVRVFDIRCRSQALVQTFTGHKGAVTSLAFRTNSLQLFSGSDDRCIRHYNLSEMLYIETLYGHQFGVTDLDCHRDERPVSVGKDRTARAWKLAEDTHLIFRGGSKLPSASSVTVVKDDWFVTGHEDGHLAMWKTDKKKAVAQIANAHGDDTEIVAVQALPGSDLVASGSYDGYVRFWKASTGRTLAERGLQAVGEIPLFGYVNDIAFGPKARFCVAAVGQEHRLGRWNRVAQAKNRLAI, from the exons ATGGCGGGACCGAGATCCGGTTCCGGCCGAACCCGTAAATCCACGCTGGCATCCCGACGGAACAATTCCCAACCCCACACTACGCACAAAAGAGCCCGCCCAACGCTCAATCTTGCCGCATCCGTCGATGAACACATTGATTCTGACGAAGAGGAGCACTTCGAAGATCGCTTGGAAGGTCGGGAGCCGTCCTTAGAAGACGAACaatccgaagaagaggaaaaTGTTGAAGCCAAACGAGTTCGGATGGCACGGGAATATCTCGAACGCATGGATCAACAGTCCGACAGTGACGACACTtccgatgatgatgataacGACAACGATAGCGACCAGGACGATGTACAGGATGATCGCGTGGCCCGAAAACTGCAACGCGTGCGACTCAAGCGCGAAG tagCGGCAATTACGACCCCGCGGCAGCAAGCCCAGGCATGGATTGCGGCGGGCCATCAAAGACTACTGCGGGGACACGATCTGACCCCCACTTGCGTCGCCCTTCAATCGGACGGTGCCACCGCCATTTCGGGATCCAAGGATCATTCCGTCATTCTTTGGGATATCGAAACCGCTTCACGGAAAACGCATTTATGCCCCGTGTGGAAGAAAGAAACCGCCGACAGCAGTAAACCACGTACCGTTGGGGAAGTTTTGTCCGTCGCCTGCTCGGACGATGGTCGCTACGCCGCCGTTGGATCCCGGGACGCTACTGTCCGTGTTTTTGACATTCGTTGTCGCTCACAGGCACTTGTCCAAACCTTTACCGGGCATAAAGGCGCCGTCACGTCCCTGGCCTTTCGGACTAATTCACTGCAGCTCTTCTCCGGAAGCGACGATCGCTGTATACGACACTACAATCTCTCGGAAATGCTCTACATCGAAACACTCTACGGGCACCAGTTTGGGGTCACCGACTTGGATTGTCATCGGGATGAACGTCCCGTATCGGTGGGTAAGGACCGGACCGCACGGGCTTGGAAACTGGCGGAAGACACACATTTGATCTTTCGGGGCGGCAGTAAGCTACCCTCCGCTTCCAGCGTTACGGTCGTGAAGGACGATTGGTTCGTGACTGGACACGAAGACGGACACCTGGCTATGTGGAAAAcagacaagaaaaaggcggtGGCACAAATTGCCAACGCACACGGCGACGACACGGAAATTGTAGCGGTCCAAGCTTTGCCGGGCAGTGATCTGGTAGCGTCGGGATCGTACGACGGATACGTTCGTTTCTGGAAGGCATCAACCGGACGGACTTTGGCGGAACGGGGTCTGCAGGCTGTGGGCGAGATTCCGTTGTTCGGGTACGTGAACGATATTGCCTTTGGTCCCAAGGCCCGCTTTTGTGTGGCTGCGGTGGGACAGGAACACCGTCTCGGTCGTTGGAATCGAGTGGCCCAGGCCAAGAACCGCTTGGCTATC
- a CDS encoding predicted protein (unknown function; weak similarity to mitochondrial Rf1 protein (restorer for CMS) and pentatricopeptide (PPR) repeat-containing protein; unknownn protein) — translation MEALLKRLLDEKETAVHIHTRPTEILVDIHLYNRVLDAWARAALFGTHGVAASQRARQMLVLLQENYEQTNDPLRQPTVTSFNLVLHVVTKIEGALVARRLLAWMEHLCKSGKNPHAQPSRTDYILVLDAIANSRDENAGVLAQGYLRHMKVASAVAPDTLCYNIAIKAWTKSSKRGRASAEHADRILEDMKQSATPPDLVTYASVIAAWASSGMKTHAAEEYLDRMWELYNAGDTKVKPDDFSYNTVINAISKSQNEGKAQKALRILRRMDKLYQAGNKEARPNAVTYTAVLNSCAFPAVLDFRTRRKALDTAIFTLEELQSSGYGQPNQVTYGTFIKACANLLHDDDDLRREVIERAFRQCCKAGQVGEMVLTYLRQAAPADLYEELLADSISSHARVSVRDLPEEWRCNVQDEDNWRVKPYGNRTRNGKARGRRKASLPRLNKH, via the exons ATGGAAGCCTTGCTCAAACGgcttttggacgaaaaagaaacggcTGTACATATCCACACTCGTCCCACTGAAATACTCGTTGATATTCACCTCTACAACCGTGTGCTCGACGCTTGGGCCCGCGCCGCGCTCTTTGGCACGCACGGGGTCGCGGCATCCCAACGCGCGCGCCAAATGCTCGTTCTCCTACAGGAAAACTACGAACAAACCAACGATCCGCTCCGACAACCCACCGTGACCAGCTTCAATCTCGTCCTTCATGTTGTTACCAAAATTGAAGGCGCTCTCGTGGCCCGCCGATTACTCGCTTGGATGGAACATCTCTGCAAGTCGGGGAAAAACCCACACGCGCAACCTTCCCGGACCGACTATATTCTCGTCCTCGACGCTATTGCCAATTCGCGGGACGAAAACGCTGGAGTTCTGGCCCAAGGATACTTGCGACACATGAAAGTCGCCAGTGCCGTGGCGCCGGATACGCTCTGCTACAATATTGCCATTAAGGCCTGGACCAAATCCAGCAAACGCGGACGAGCGTCTGCGGAACACGCCGATCGGATTCTGGAAGACATGAAACAATCGGCCACCCCGCCCGATCTCGTCACGTACGCTTCCGTTATTGCGGCCTGGGCCTCTAGTGGCATGAAGACACACGCC GCTGAAGAATACCTGGATCGCATGTGGGAGTTGTACAACGCTGGCGATACCAAAGTCAAGCCTGACGATTTCAGTTATAATACT GTCATCAACGCCATTTCCAAGAGCCAAAACGAGGGCAAAGCGCAAAAAGCGTTGCGAATTCTCCGACGAATGGACAAGCTATATCAGGCCGGCAACAAGGAAGCACGCCCGAATGCGGTAACTTATACTGCAGTATTGAACTCCTGCGCTTTTCCTGCAGTGCTTGATTTTCGAACACGACGGAAAGCTCTGGATACAGCCATTTTCACTTTGGAGGAGTTGCAGTCGTCTGGATATGGACAGCCGAATCAGGTCACGTATGGAACTTTTATCAAGGCTTGCGCCAACCTACTtcacgacgatgacgatttGCGCCGTGAGGTCATTGAACGGGCCTTCCGACAATGTTGCAAGGCTGGCCAGGTCGGTGAAATGGTACTAACGTATCTGCGACAAGCAGCACCGGCTGACCTGTATGAGGAGCTGTTGGCGGATTCCATTTCATCACATGCCAGAGTGTCGGTCCGTGACTTGCCCGAGGAATGGCGCTGTAACGTTCAGGACGAAGACAATTGGCGTGTCAAGCCGTATGGAAATAGAACACGCAATGGGAAAGCACGGGGTAGAAGAAAAGCTTCGCTACCCCGCTTGAACAAACACTGA
- a CDS encoding predicted protein, whose product MDNSNRSTGSGGYMPTNHHQHPQQQQQQQQQGYTVGPNTNSSPQQKARLLQLQQLQQQQQQQQQQRQQQSYQQRPQQSQPNLQGYGGSSMPQSPSKYGNGRVEPSPLSAAPPALLQRPPPNVGVPPQPPLYPPPQNSAMPSPSVAARSTSVGSVRKISSLPMASKSQKPTTTGMIRQTSMTSSTADNPKSSANPTPFSNLKAAPLSAMTTTQTKPNTGNPVPSQSQPSLSDAQMQSLLNQCDWKDKTLWLSRQLFGGQSVNGFLRSTATVQRIKKQRARQVKLKSTDDVSITSASVNDKKRDLPDQVAEEALKQQVMNARTAKKLKAEMDAGLQFCALLHGTVRSILQDMNANAGIPIPPVLGSPESAAMMGSIPPPAGYIASQQGTASGGMPTTSQALKQNRNGASQPVSTAGTQYVTSQKTTASPGNPNGSTLRKNRKKKLPRNTEPVPVVSEFNAAGKRVVSKKEHQYRLFEALRFRALRKGDFVAARVSSRDLWILASVLQEYPGPTGKMDDFLQLSEAKRDQVFRNKVVIKDVEDKGEMGTSMISRNLVLPLPRSFSEAADWGQRCKKGSRLYAMYPETTSLYTATVMDNTTYCRGDDDIIVVEFDGDEPDVTGQIPKCHIPARFVTLIPREFSGSEPQATKKANSKTPQAAAGPAPALPSDDPIASLGDFAFDGFGDFDDMDFDLGFGA is encoded by the coding sequence ATGGACAATTCCAATCGATCCACCGGGAGTGGAGGCTACATGCCAACAAATCATCATCAACAtccgcaacagcagcagcagcagcaacaacaaggttACACAGTCGGCCCGAACACGAACTCGTCTCCGCAACAAAAGGCTCGTCTTTTGCAACTACAgcagctgcaacaacaacaacaacaacaacaacaacaacgacagcaacaatcCTATCAACAGCGACCTCAACAATCGCAACCAAACCTACAGGGGTATGGCGGATCCAGTATGCCCCAAAGTCCCAGCAAGTACGGTAACGGAAGGGTTGAACCTTCGCCTTTGTCTGCGGCTCCCCCGGCTCTCCTTCAGCGACCACCGCCCAACGTCGGAGTTCCGCCGCAGCCTCCGTTGTATCCCCCACCCCAAAACTCCGCAatgccgtcgccgtcggtTGCAGCACGGAGTACCAGTGTCGGGTCAGTCAGGAAAATTTCGTCCCTCCCCATGGCAAGCAAGTCACAGAAACCGACAACTACAGGCATGATCCGCCAGACCAGCATGACTTCATCTACCGCCGACAACCCCAAGAGTAGCGCTAATCCAACACCATTTTCCAACCTTAAAGCCGCACCATTGTCggcaatgacgacgacacaaACAAAGCCCAACACTGGTAATCCTGTTCCATCGCAATCGCAGCCTTCCTTGTCCGATGCACAGATGCAGAGTCTTCTTAATCAATGTGATTGGAAAGACAAAACTCTCTGGCTATCGCGGCAGCTGTTCGGTGGACAATCTGTTAATGGCTTTTTACGTTCGACGGCTACCGTCCAGCGCATCAAGAAACAACGAGCCCGTCAAGTGAAACTTAAATCTACAGACGACGTTTCGATCACTTCCGCATccgtcaacgacaagaaaCGCGACCTACCCGATCAAGTGGCAGAAGAGGCCTTGAAACAACAAGTTATGAATGCCCGTACCGCCAAGAAGCTAAAAGCTGAAATGGACGCAGGTCTCCAGTTCTGTGCATTACTTCACGGGACCGTTAGGTCCATCTTGCAAGATATGAACGCCAATGCAGGCATTCCAATTCCACCGGTACTAGGCAGTCCAGAGTCAGCAGCCATGATGGGCAGTATTCCACCTCCTGCCGGCTACATTGCTTCGCAACAGGGCACGGCATCGGGTGGAATGCCCACGACCTCACAAGCTCTGAAGCAAAACCGGAATGGGGCATCACAGCCCGTATCTACAGCTGGCACTCAATACGTAACGTCTCAGAAGACAACTGCATCGCCAGGGAATCCAAACGGGTCAACTCTGCGCAAAAATCGTAAAAAGAAACTACCGCGGAATACCGAGCCGGTACCCGTTGTATCCGAGTTTAACGCTGCTGGGAAACgtgttgtttccaaaaaagaacaCCAATATCGTTTGTTTGAGGCCCTTCGATTTCGAGCCTTGCGCAAAGGCGATTTCGTAGCGGCCCGTGTCTCTAGTCGAGATTTGTGGATTCTCGCCAGTGTGCTGCAGGAATACCCGGGGCCGACGGGAAAGATGGACGATTTTCTGCAACTATCTGAGGCAAAGCGAGATCAAGTCTTCCGCAACAAAGTCGTGATCAAAGACGTGGAGGACAAAGGAGAAATGGGAACTAGTATGATATCACGAAACTTAGTGTTGCCCTTGCCTCGATCGTTTTCGGAAGCAGCAGATTGGGGGCAACGGTGTAAGAAAGGGTCGCGGTTGTACGCCATGTATCCCGAGACGACCTCACTTTATACAGCGACGGTGATGGACAATACAACGTACTGTCGTGGGGATGATGACATCATTGTCGTTGAATTCGACGGGGACGAGCCGGACGTGACTGGGCAAATTCCAAAGTGCCATATTCCGGCTCGTTTTGTTACGCTGATTCCTCGAGAGTTTTCTGGATCGGAGCCGCAGGCAACAAAGAAGGCGAATAGCAAAACGCCACAAGCGGCTGCCGGGCCTGCTCCTGCTTTGCCATCCGATGATCCCATTGCTTCCCTCGGTGACTTCGCTTTCGATGGATTTGGAGACTTTGATGATATGGATTTTGATCTCGGGTTTGGTGCTTAG